The segment CACGCATTTTTTTGCTATCAATTTCAATGAGTGGCCCTTTGGCAGCAAGCAATTCATTTTCAATTTCTTTAATCTGATTAAATAGATTGTCTGGTGTCTTAAAAATTTTTGTCTGACCATAATAGAATACAGGCCTCTCTTGGGTAGCGGCCATCAAAATTAAATGTATTTTCCGTTTCTCTCTTGCCAATTTCATTTCTGTTTCTTCTGCAGTCTGAACAACCCTTGTTGCGCATACAGTTGCTGCCTTTGGATAGCGCTCTGCAAAAGGCGTAGAAAAATAAGTCTGTGATTTTTCATCTGCGTTAAAAGAATTTTGAACCAAAAGACTCGATTGCTTCAAGTGCACAAGCAATTCATTCGCCTCAACAGTCTCTCCTAAATATTTATTAACGATGTCTAATATTTTGGGCCCCAATAATGCCGTTGTAATATTTTGTGAACCCATTTTATTTTCATCTTTAGCATCAATAATTTGTTGCCCAATATACATAAGCTGATAGAAAAGCTGTGCTTCTTCGTAAGCACCACAGACAATCAACTGCTCAATGAATTCTTGCACGAAAATTCGCTCATCCTTATCCGTATCCTCAGCATGTGCTAACATTCGTTCCTTAAATGCACGCATAACCTCTTGTCTCTCAGGATTCACCTCTTGAGGCGTGAAAGACCCCCTAGAAAATTGCAAAAGTGCGGCTTTTATCAAACCCGTTATATCATTGATATTTAGATCATTTAACTCTTTTAAGGTTTTTAATGGGCAATGATTAGGATCTTCTAAGTATGCTTTTAAATTCTCTTCGATACGTTCAGCAGAGCCAGAGATTCTAAAAATTCCCTCTGATTTAACATGTTCTGGCAGCAGATCAATAAATTGAGAAAGCATTGCATTTAGCTTTTGCAATGCTGTAGCATCTCTCATCGTTGCTGTTTTAGCGGCAGCCTGAATAGGATCTGTTTTGGGTGGTATGGGAGATGATTTCATTCACAACACTCTCACAATTACATAATAACTACTGTATGAGACCGCATAATTATGTAAAGGGTTCCTTAAAATGCAAGACAGTATGGCGCTCGCATCACTCTAAATGAGACGAAACAGAGCCAGAAACTACAAATAAATACAGACGCCTACACTTGTTTATGTATTTCACACAGCATAAGTGCAATTGCACTAAATAGGGAGAGATTGAAGAGATATGGGTACTCTGAAATATTTCAGAGTACCTATTTTTAGAATGCTTAGAATGGATCGTTATTCTTTTGAGGAGCGTTTACGCTCATGCTCTTTAAGGAATTTTTTACGCAATCGAATGGATTTGGGGGTTACTTCTAATAACTCATCATCATTCAAAAACTCTAAGCCTTGCTCTAAGGAGAACTTAACAGGTGGCGTTAAAACAATGTTTTCATCTGAACCAGAAGCTCGCATATTGGTTAATTGTTTACCTCTAGTAACATTCACAATCAAATCATTAGAACGTGTATGCAGACCAACAATCATACCTTCATAAACTTCCGTTTGAGGACCAATAAATAAACGCCCCCTGGGTTGCAAGTTGAAAAGCGCATAACCCGCAGCTTTACCGGGTCCCATTGAGATCAATACACCGTTATTCCGTTCTGCTTCAACACCTTCTTTGTAAGGACCATAATGATCAAAAACGTGTGTCGCAAGACCTGTGCCAGAAGTAATCGTTAAGAAGTTGGTATGAAAGCCAATGAGCGCACGAGACGGTACGATATAATCTAAACGTACGCGCCCTTTGCCATCGGACACCATATTTTGTAAATCCCCTTTACGCTCACCCAACACTTCCATAACGCGGCCTTGGTGTGTTTCTTCTATATCAATTGTCAAAAATTCGTAAGGCTCTTCTTTGCCATTTTCACCTTCATGAATAATCACCTCAGGTCTTGAAACCGCAAATTCATATCCTTCACGTCGCATATTTTCCATCAAGATAGTGAGATGTAATTCACCACGCCCTGATACTTTGAATTTATCAGGATCTTCTGTTTCTTCCACTTTGAGTGCCACATTGTGTACACACTCACGTGCCAATCTATCTCGGATTTGTCGGCTGGTTAAAAACTCACCTTCTTTACCACAAAAAGGAGATTTATTGACTAGAAACATAATGCTCATGGTGGGCTGATCAACCACAAGCGGTGGCAATGCTTCTACGTTGGAAGGATCACAAACCGTGTCCGAAATGCTTAAAGGATTAATACCTGTGATGGCAACAATATCACCCGCACGTGCTTCTTCAATTTCAACACGCTTTAATCCCAAATATCCCAATATTTGCAATACTTTACCTTGTCTGCGTTTGCCTTCACTGTCAACAATCACAACGGGTGTATTGGGCTTAATGCTTCCTCGTTGCACACGACCTACACCAATGGTGCCAACATAACTTGTATAATCGAGAGAAGAGATTTGCATTTGAAATGTTCCATTTGGCTCACATTTTGGTGCCGGAACTTTTTCTAAAATCGTCTCAAATAATGGATTTAAATCTTTTCCTGGTTTACTCAGATCAAGCGTTGCAGTACCTTCAAGTCCAGAGCAATATACCACAGGGAAATCAAGTTGCTCATCGGTGGCGCCCAGCTTGTCAAATAAGTCAAAGACTTGATCAATCACCCAACTGGGGCGTGCACCTGGTCTATCAATTTTATTGATAACAACAATGGGATTTAAACCTTGCGCAAATGCTTTTTGCGTCACAAATCGTGTTTGTGGCATAGGTCCATCAACAGCATCCACCAACAAGAGAACCGAATCTACCATGGAAAGAACGCGCTCTACTTCTCCCCCAAAGTCTGCGTGCCCAGGTGTATCCACAATATTAATGTGATAGCCATTCCAAACAATTGCGGTGTTTTTAGAAAGGATTGTGATGCCTCGCTCTTTTTCCAAGTCATTAGAGTCCATCACACATTGCACATCCGCACCTTTCATGCGCCCCAAGGATCCTGACTGCTGCAGGAGTTTATCAATCATCGTTGTTTTGCCATGATCGACGTGGGCAATAATGGCAATATTCTTTAACTGTAGCGTCACAAAAACCTCATTGAATGAAAAATAGGAGAGAAAATCGGCAAAGAGTGAAATTTTACCTGGATATGAGCCTTACTAAAAGGGAAATCTGCAATTAATCACGCAAAATGGACTCAAAGGCGGTAATTATTTCACCTGGATAACAATAAGTTTGCCAGCGAACTTATTCGAATATGCGTGGAAAGGCTAAACAAGACAAGAAAATACTTTCAAAATGAGCCTTCAAATGCGCCGCAACCTCTGAGCC is part of the Candidatus Berkiella cookevillensis genome and harbors:
- the typA gene encoding translational GTPase TypA; amino-acid sequence: MTLQLKNIAIIAHVDHGKTTMIDKLLQQSGSLGRMKGADVQCVMDSNDLEKERGITILSKNTAIVWNGYHINIVDTPGHADFGGEVERVLSMVDSVLLLVDAVDGPMPQTRFVTQKAFAQGLNPIVVINKIDRPGARPSWVIDQVFDLFDKLGATDEQLDFPVVYCSGLEGTATLDLSKPGKDLNPLFETILEKVPAPKCEPNGTFQMQISSLDYTSYVGTIGVGRVQRGSIKPNTPVVIVDSEGKRRQGKVLQILGYLGLKRVEIEEARAGDIVAITGINPLSISDTVCDPSNVEALPPLVVDQPTMSIMFLVNKSPFCGKEGEFLTSRQIRDRLARECVHNVALKVEETEDPDKFKVSGRGELHLTILMENMRREGYEFAVSRPEVIIHEGENGKEEPYEFLTIDIEETHQGRVMEVLGERKGDLQNMVSDGKGRVRLDYIVPSRALIGFHTNFLTITSGTGLATHVFDHYGPYKEGVEAERNNGVLISMGPGKAAGYALFNLQPRGRLFIGPQTEVYEGMIVGLHTRSNDLIVNVTRGKQLTNMRASGSDENIVLTPPVKFSLEQGLEFLNDDELLEVTPKSIRLRKKFLKEHERKRSSKE